The following nucleotide sequence is from Trifolium pratense cultivar HEN17-A07 linkage group LG2, ARS_RC_1.1, whole genome shotgun sequence.
TTATATTaatgaactaaaaaaaaaaaaattaaacttaatatACATTAgagttaatttataaaaaaaaaaatttacgttagagttaatttatttttaagtttatgtaaaataatttatgcaaataaataattttttatatagaatATATAAGTTTAACGAGATAGTTTATTATGAAGTAGTGTATTAATCTAGTGACAAAAACTCTTTTAAAATGATTCAGATATTTACTACTGCTCGTAATtcttttgtttcaaatattcAGATATTTACCGTGaattttgaatataaaatgattttaaaaaaaattctttttgagacaaaaaataatttaaaaggtTGAAAAGTCATAGATTCAATAAAAAGTTGGtaaattttaaagaattttataaaatgggATGTTAAGGTTTGAAcaatgaaaaaaagaagaagaagaaagggaatctatttcaatttaaatggcatttttttttgtctcaatttTAAATGGTatattagagtttttttttttgttgacaaaaatggtattttttttaaacacaaaAATGGTATATTAGAGttctattttggtatttttgacatggtatatttgaattttattatttataatattccGTTCATTTTTATCCGATCATCTTTATTatcattaaaagttaaaacaaagagTTTCCtagtattagttttttttaataactattTAATGAATAATAATTCATTATATCCTAAGCGGATAACAATAACAtcatgactattttttttaagtaaaaaaaaaacatataaagatTATGTCATAGTTTATGAAGCACGAACATAAACATCGAAGACAACACAAATACCGATACCAttgataataatataatttaatgtaattataTGTTTCAGCTTTGTATAATTAAACTTATGATTATTGTCTCTAATTTGTTAGTgtattatattattatcattattattcaGTAGCAtaagattagttttttttttttttggttgttgTTGGGTTACAAAGATTAGTTTGTGAATGAGACACTACCTTAACTTTTCcaccttaattttatttgattaaacaaagttaaaataattttttagaacCAACTTGTGTGCTTAAATTTGGAAACACGTACTACTATTCTTCTTTTGTGCAAATCTTCTAGAATAGGTTAATGAAacctttttcattttaataccataatttttttgatttagtCAAAGACATGGTTCCTTATAATAATGGGAAAGAAATCACAAAGTCTTCTTAATTTATTGCTTTGAAGAATATCCgttgagattttttattttcttttggcaaGAATCAATTTTCTTATCCTAGATTGATTTTATTTGGAAGTTTATGATATTTGTGACGTGATAGAAAACAAAGTACTGTACTAttctttattttgtcaaaaaaaaaaagtactattgTTTTATTGCCCCATGTGTAGTGTGACAAGAAAATTGAACATAttccataaaataaattattggccatattaaattattttaattttgaggTAAAATTGATCATATTTGTTTAGTGGTCCTGTGAAAAATTATGTTCATAATTGCTATTAtatgattcaatttttttttggtgttaaaCTTATTATTGATAGATATTTCCTCTAGGATTTCCTATTTTCTCGTTTTAAGTTTTTTTCGACAAAACATTTGTTTTAAGTTACACATTGCAATGTTATTATGTAGCTTAGACAATTAGTCTATGTTTTGGCCTATTCGAAAGAGGTGAATAAGGTTGACTCAGTTGGTAAGGAGTTGACTCATACCCTGCAAGGGTGTGAGTTCAACTCCCGTTGCTGCTAGTGTGAGGATCTATTTGGTGAGTGATATGTAAGTACTTCTATTAATGCTCGTCAAGTCTTGAAGTACCTTGGTGAGCCTTGCATCTCAAGTCCCATCTCACCTAAACTTTTCTCATTCAAAAAAGAAAGGAGCAAATGAACCCAACCCAATGTAGATTGGATGATCTCTTAGGACAAATTTCTCGTCCATTTAGGTTCTACACAACTCGAATGATTAGTCTCCACAGTTGTGTGAAAGGAGCAAATTAAGACGCAAGAAAACCTAGTATATGGAGAATGCTATTGCATacactagatgctatagcaccaTTGTTCTGTTTTTAATGGATGAACCATTGTTAATTTCTTAGCTGTTTTTTATGGTGTTAATTTCTTAGTTGCTAATATAAGCATAGTGGTTAATTACTCAATTTGGCTGTTGCTCCTATTTTTAGTATACACAATGAGTCTATATTTTACTAATTGGTAGTTAAACCTTTGTTGTAGCAATGTGAAGTCAGGGGTGTGTTTCTTGCATATTATTTTGGTTTTGTCTTCAGATGAAGAatgttgatgttgatgttgttgttagTTTTGATAGAAAATTTGTTATTGCAGAGTTGTTTTAATGATCTAAATAGCAAATGGCAGCCGATTGGTAAGGACACAATTGAATGCTTCAGTCTGAAAGATCTCTGGGACCGTTTTTATGAATGGAGTGCATATGGTGCCGGTACATCCGTGGAAACGGAGAATGGTGAAACTGTGGTTCACTACTATGTTCCATATCTTTCTGCTATCCAAATCTACACCAATAAGTCTATCGCTGCTTCCCGGTATGTAGTAAACGGATTTGGATTGCATGCAGTTCTGCAGCCAGGGATACCTTGACCTGTAAAACCCTGACTGTAGGACTGCATGCAATCCAGATAGGTAGCTTACCATATTGTATGTTTATATCCAAAATGTGTTACAAAATTATGTAAGTCAAAGACGGCGTCTTTATACGACGATAGTTGCAATTTGATACACTCGTCAAAAACTTATCAGTCATGTATCCATTTTATAGGAACCGGAGAGAGGATAGTGACGGAGTTGAATGTGAAAGTGATTCGTGGAGCGACGATAGTGGAAGTGATAACTTGTGCCGATCTGTAAGTAATGATTCAAGCAAATCTTGGGATGCTATTTCTGAAGACTCAAGCTCTGAGCAAGAGGGCTCATGTCAAGCTAAGGATAAGCTTGGCCACCTTTACTTAAACTATACTGAGATGTCTTCGCCTTACCAAAGGGTTCCGCTTATGGAGAAGGTAGCCTATTTACCGTCGATATTGTCATGCAGTTTTTGTTTTTCGCCACCGCGTTTAATATTGCATTCACACTATACATAAAATTTGATTGTTTCTTGTTCCAGATACCAGAGTTAGCTGAAAGCTATCCAGAACTAATGACGTTGAAGAGTGTCGATCTTTCTCCTGCAAGTTGGATGGCTGTTTCGTGgtgaatataattttatgttCTTGCTCTTGTTACATTGAATATGTGCACTCTGTTAGTTACATGTGAACATGGTTTGTGTTTTCACGCGATTTGTGTTCGTGATTTTATTATTCACAAGATTAACTCTAAAGCAACATGATAAACTGGCTAATTTCTGCTTCATGCATGCTCTTTACCATACATTGTTATGATGgttaattttagttgttttttcaTAGTTAGAAAGATGTTATGCTTATTCTTTGTTCATGAATAGGTACCCGATATATACCATCCCTAGTCGAAAAAATGACAAGGACATGGAAGCATGTTTCCTGACTTATCATACATTGTCTTCATCTTTCCAAGGTATTTTAAAGCAGTTCTATTCCAATCAAGATTATATTGTCATTGCTAGTTGTTTCCATGACTTAGGAGTTGGTATAATCACTCATAGTATATGGTCACAACATCTCTCACATGTTTCTTTGTATCACATTTGTTTGAGGTTTACAAGTGTTCAAAAACAAATGTGTGTAGTTTGCACTCTTCATGATTTTTTATGACgtatattttaagttttaatttggtcctaTACGTTTAAAAAGTTTTGTCAGCataagttagtcctttccgtcaaatTTTTAGTTAATTCTGTCTAAAACTTCCACGTGGCACCCCTCAAAGTTATCCATGTGTGTGCCTCTATTAGCCACGTGGACGTTTTAAACGAAAATTTTACTAGAAGGACTAACTTATTGTAACGCaagagaccaacttgaaactttttaaacgtaaacctaaaaaaacttaagggaccaaatatacAATTTAGTcgataaaaatatatactccAAGTTGTTCGATACGGTTTTTCTcgcattttttaattttatttgaagcTACATGCTAGTTGTTGTGTATGTATGCAGATTCTGCAATGGAGCATGATGGAATGGACATAGACAAAGATGTTTCTTGTTCCAATGGTTGGGAAAATATTGTAGGAGAGGATTGCAAGGAAAAGAAAAGTGGCTCTATTTCTCTACCTCCATTTGGGCTAGCCACTTACAAAATGCAGACTGATATTTGGCTAAACACTGATCCAGAAGATTACGAAAGGATATCGTATCTGTGTAGTGCCGCAGATTCATGGCTGAAACAACTCAATATCGATCACCATGACTTCAACTTCTTCACATCAAACTCTACTTTGTAAATTGGTTTCTATCAATCCTTACCTAATTTTCCTTTGATTTAACTTTAAAACTAGGATGCCGGCGGCACAAAGAAAGTAGTCCCCCATTGGTGAAATTCTGAAAACATTCAGAACATATGGAGTTATATGTGTCAAAAGGGTGCATAACTTTTAACCTATGTAAAGTTTTGCTAATTGgggttgattttttttacctaccatttgactttttgtttttaatatatccTAGAAACAAGATCATAGCTTGTTACAATACAAGTAGCTGAACTATATGGATCTATATGTTATGTACTATAGTCCTCTTTTTAATATATGGGCTTAGATTACTTTTGTATATCATTCTCTTTTTTATATGagtttttagttgtttttataagctaagATAAATATCTCAGAATGTTGATGATATTTGCAAGGAAAATGCAATTAAGCTTTGGAGAACAAGATCTTCATACCatttttctttgaccaattttccccaTTCTCAAACCAACAATCACATGTTTTGGCAAAAGCAAAGCACTTGTTTTGGATATTATGTCGGGGTTATTTACCAACACGTATTCGACTTTGTAAACAATTTGTGCAATGTCAATCATCGCGTTCATTTTCCTCAGGAGTATGAAGATGATTGGCATGTTCTTTTTGAGTGTGTGGAGAGTAAAGAATGCTAGATAGAAGCTGGTCTTGGTATTAAAGTTATTCCAAGAATGCAGAATTTTCACAATTCAATCGATGGCTAAAGTGCAATGTTGACGCCGGGTTGCATGGAGCTTTAGGACCTACGAACTTGGGGTGGTATGTGTGTGATTGCCAGGGCAGGTTTGTTCTTGCAGGTACCAAGTATGAGAGATTATCAATAATTGAAGGTGAAGTTATGACCTTACTAGACACCATTGGTGAAGTTGTAAACAGAGGGCTAAACAATGTCATAGAGAGTGATTCCAAAATTGTTATTGATGCTGTTCAAGCTAGTCATGTTTGGTGTCGCAAAATTTATAACATTACACTGACAACCAATAAGAATACTTCAATCTTTCatgtcatattaagaaagtgagaTTAAGTGGAATGACATGGTAGAAAACATGGTTATTATTGAtcgatagtgtaaaattattttacgtTGTTCgtacaatttattatttttttttcaaaattgaattgaaaGCCCAATCTTTAATAAAAACATTTGAATTATGAAGCtttatgttagttttttgaGTGATTTGAAGCTTTATGTTAGTGGAGTGATGGTACATATTTTCACCAACTTTTTTCTCTCCACTCCCATACCTCAAAACCCTCCaggttttcttaaaaaattattgtttctaGACAAATCACAATCAAAGCATAAATGGACTTCATAGACATTACATTAAATTGAATGTAAAGGTAATGTGACCTTAAAACCTTCCTCATTTGATTTCTTAagcttttcttttcattttacgacaaaaaataaataaaattgtatgGGTTATGCTCACACTCTAAAGTGTGAACCATGCTCGAACTTTAGGATGCTGAACCATACTGATAAGGAATTGGCCAACATAACTTCAATTGTACcgtgtttaattttaaaacagtTTTTGATATTGGACAAACCGAGGCCAAAAGACagaacaaaaactgaaattcttaTACTCACTAAACCACATGATAACTTTTTATCTTCTCTACctaagttgtctaaaatattaaaataacatttatccAAATATCGTGCAACACAAAATTTATTCTAATATTCTAATACTAGCCATGCTGTTAGCATGTTTTTGACAAATACTAACAAATTTTCTAACATTCTTTTTTTCCTCAACACATTTTCTTATGTTGAATAATATACATTCTTCATTCAAAATCTTTAGTGGTACCCACATAACTAATCTTCCATTTCCATAAAGTTTCCATTcattatcaaaccgctaaatcTTCCTCTCCCACTCATTACAATATTGCAACATTTCATGCAAACATAAAATCCTCAAAATTCATCATTCACATATAACACCCAATCACATCAACTAATGTCCCTATCATCATCCCAAACAAACACAAACCCCTCTTTCTCTCCCTCTCTTTCCTTCTAACAAAGATTCAATTTCAActtcacaaacaaacaaaaaagagtttttttttttctttttttttttttttgccaataggagaaaaaaaaaagtgatttttcacTATTCTTTTAGCATCTAATTCTGATTCCTTCATAATCTTTCTTCAATTGGGTATCTTAAAAATCGACTCTTTCTTCGATTCTTTCTTCTGGGTAGGTCTAACATTGCTTCTTCTCAATTGGgtattttcaaaattcaataaTTGAAAAAGGTGTATGAAATGGTTATTGTTTCTTTGTTGATcttctttggttttcttcttGGTGTGATTGTTGTTATTGCTGCCGAATTTCTTGGTTTCTTGTGGATCCTTAAACGACTTCGTAGCAAGATTGACAGTGATAAAGCCAAAATTTCATCTATAACCCAACTTGATTCTCAATTTGATTCTCAACATTCTTTCAAAAAAGAGGTAACTTTTACTCTTCCACAAAATacctatttttaaatttttgttttgttcatttttttttttgttgtgaaacCCTCATTTTGTAGTAGAGATCACTAAGACAACataagggcctgtttggattgacttatttgagcttatcttaGTTGCATAAGTTTTGTGATACTGTTTGGAAGaatttatgaaaacagtttatgacaattttcataatagcttatgtaagcttatatATAAaggcttatcatgataagcgcgcttatgctataagctgcaacTACAAATAAGCTgttaatccaaacaggcccttcataaataaatatatttataaaaaaaattattttaattttttttactatttgtttatttttgtgtGTTTCAGATTGTTCATGTCattgattttggatttggatttggcTTTCTTCAGGGTGTGGTTTGGGTATTAGAACCAGAAAAGGTTTCAAAGTATTTTGTGGAAAGATCATCAAGAgaggtgaaaaagaaaaaagaacttTTTGAGGTTTCTCCTGTTAGGAAGTATGGTCAAATCAAAGGTCAGTCACTTGATCTTACCGAGCCTGATGGCTTGCATACAACCATTCAACTCAAGGGATGCATTGTCGAAGCTGTTTCTGCTACAACCCTTCCTACAAAGAAATGGTAATGTGTGGTGTTTGTTTCCATTTGCATTATGTTATGTGACTTTAATTCGTGTTTTGTGAAATTCATTGTATTCTTAACGTTGATTTATTGACTTCAATTTGTGATTCTTTAGGATtggtttcttttgtttctttaggGGAAGTGCTAGAATGTTTTAGTTATTTGGTCGAGTTTCATACATGTGAGCTAGGGCCCGTTTGAATTGGCTTAGTTTTGAGTTTATgcgaaacaacttatacaaataaataagtttttcaaggtagtttatgaaaaaagagcttataaagatacaatttttgttagtgaaaacttatgaattaacataaaagtttatttatttgcataagctattttcataagctcaaaaataagtcaaatccaaatGGCCCCCTAATGTATAGTTTATCttgataattataaagtttATGTCAATACAAAGGTATAATACAATTTGTTGACAACCCTGATTGTAAAATTGAGTATGCTAGACTAGCAATTCCTTTTTTCTATATCAACTCATTTTGATCATTTTGATGGTGTACATGTTGCAATGCACATCATTTTGATTCACAGCCTAACGAAATGTTGAACATGGGTTTATTTTGAACTTTCCCGGATTTTAGATTTAGAATGGATAGATCTCATTTCCTTTATGCGCTGCATGCATCCTAGTGAGTATTGTAACTTCCTATGGCTTGGATTATACGTGTCATATTTTGAATGATTATGGATAGATATATTTTATAGGTACTGTAAGTTCTTATTTGATTGGTAATGAATTTTACAGGGCAAAAAAGTTTCCGATCAGATTGGAAAACAAGACCAATGTGATATACCATGGAAGCAAAACTCTTTATATTTACCTTGAGACTTCAACCGAGAAAGAGGCCTGGTGTAAGGCCCTTCGTATGGCCTCATGTGATGAAAGAGAAAAACTTCAATGGTTTTCACATTTGCAAGATGAGTTTCATAGCTATCTGACATCGTTAAATACTGAATATCATTCTTTTATGAAACCTTCAGTAGTAGGAGCATGTGTTGAGGCAATAGAAAGGGCTACTAAGACAGATGGCTCTTCCTCAAAGGTCCGtcaatttttgagaaaaatcacGAGAAGAAGTTCCCGTGTTGGTTTGGATAACAAATCAAGtttttcttcaatatcaagccgtgaagaaaaaaagaaaactgaGAAGCTTCGTGCTTGTCAAGATGCAGTTTTAGCCACTGGCTTAATGAAAAATGCTACATCAACAAATCATCCAAAAAGTTACATGTCAGATGATGCTGCATCAGTATCATCAAGTTTGTCTCATTCAGGAAGCCAAAGTCATTTTTCTGTCTGTTCTGACACCGATGAAAAGTCCGGCATTGATGAGGGGACATTATGTTGGAATTTGTTGATTTCCCGACTCTTTTTTGATATCAAAGGCAATGAGCAAGTGAAGAAATCTGTGCAAGAAAGAATTCAGGTTTTTAGATTTTCCCATATGAATTTATGCCGTTAATTTTGAGTCTTTTTAATCATCTTTACATTAGAAGATGAAAATTATTTTGGTTGACAATCAATCTCCTGATTCTTGTAAAATTGATATTAATACTAATTCATGCATTTGAAGAACCCtagataaaaaatattatatccttttaTTTACAGAGAAAGCAtattgaaaaattcattttgttATGGTAAGTGATGGTCTTCTTTATATTTTACAGAGGACGTTATCCAACATGAGAACTCCCGCTTATGTCGGTGAAGTCGTCTGTACAGACATCAACATGGGGAACGTTCCACCCTGTATCATTGGAATGAGGGTTCTTCCAATGGAGATGAGCGAGGTATGCGCCTTAGAGGTTGACATCGAATATTCTGGAAGTGCAATATTAGAGATTGAAACAAGGCTAGAAGTTCGTGAACTCGAGAAAGAAAGGTCAAATCCCGATTCAAATAATGTTGGGTCTGTCCCATCAGATATTCTTCAAGATTTTGAAGATTTTGATAAGCAATTCGGTCTTGAAGAAGGAACGAATGATTTGCAAGAGAATAAAGATGGTGACTGGAACACTGGTTAGTAGTACTTATCATATTTCTCTATTTATATACTTTGTACTGGAATTTTCTCCAGCTTATCATACTAGAGTTGATGAAAATCATAGTGTTGGTTCTGTTCATGGTATAAAACCATTTACGAGCCTTCATCTAAAAACCTCAAGCTTTTAGAATGGTGTATCTTTCACAATGTATTAGAGCCTCTATGACCAAAAGGTGAAGagtttcattttctttctcaaagTGCTCTTGCATGTAAAGCATATTTGTGTAATAAAACCATTCACACGTCTTGGTTTTTAAAAGAGACGGTGAAAGTTTCAGACATGCTGTAACCTTGGAGATATCTTATTAGCTTTTAGTTTTTTGTACATTTATAACATTGGAAATGAAATCTTGTGATTTTCATCAGTTTTTTGTTGTCTTGTTTCCTAGAggataatttatcaattttttctaGTTCTGCATTTCTCTTATAGATAATAAATTTTCCAAAAAGGTTTCTCGTGTGACAAGTGGTCCTTGTATCGTATCTCGATATAAGTGTTATTGTAAAGCATTCAGATCGATGATGTCAATTTTCCCTTTGCAGATGTGTCAAAGAAGTCAAGGAGCAATGGATCAAGATGGAAATCTATGTTAAATTCTGTTGCCAAGCATGTTTCACAGGTATCGTCTCTTTATTATTCCTCCTCTTTTTCCATTGCTTGCCTTTTCCCCACTGCATTTTTTTTCCCGCCATTTCATTTTTTCATCCATCGTCTCTTTATTAACCCTAAGAATCAGCTATATAACTATGTAGTATGGTTTGTAAAAGTATGAACTCTAAATCACTTCATAGTAGAGGCTCGCTTATCATGTCAAGAACCAACTCCCAagaaaaacatgaatttttaggTGAAATCATTTGAATggtttttgttattttcatctTTAAGAACAAGCTATTCAAAGGTGCATAGTGCAAATCTTGCTTGTGTGCACTTTCATGTGGATAGATGTACAAGGACACGATACTGACATCGACATGCAGCACtctgataataatttaagaaaatagaagtgTTGAATGTAACTACatatgtgtcagtgtcgtgtcagTGCTAAACACCAATACGTGTCAGATACCTGACACACGCTCATTCTAAAGTGTCGGTGCTAGTCAATCTATATTTGATAATGAACAAatgttttactatttttatgtaagTATGCAGTTATAAATAGCTAATGCTGTGTTGTTCTCAAATTAATGGATTTTGTTTATCATCAAAAGGTTCCTATCTCTTTGGCAGTAAGGGTAGCATCCCTCAGAGGGACACTGCGTTTTCTAATAAAGCCACCACCCTCGGATCAATTGTGGTATGGTTTCACATTTATGCCTGATGTAGACTTCAACTTGGAATCATCTGTTGGAGAACATAAGATAACTAATACACACGTTGCTTTGTTCCTGATCAACCGACTCAAGGTACAATAGTTCCTCTTCATTAAGTTAGGAAAGGATGTTTGCAAAGTATTACTTTTTCTTGTTCAACTGCCCTTgtttatttagaaaaaaatcTTACCATATAAGTTCatatgtataaactatttgtgtaacaaaagataaaataaagtcttATCATATAAGCTACAAGTTGTTTTTATTAGCTACTATTACAATGCTAGgtagcttatggaaataagctgtgAAA
It contains:
- the LOC123908232 gene encoding uncharacterized protein LOC123908232 isoform X1, giving the protein MVIVSLLIFFGFLLGVIVVIAAEFLGFLWILKRLRSKIDSDKAKISSITQLDSQFDSQHSFKKEIVHVIDFGFGFGFLQGVVWVLEPEKVSKYFVERSSREVKKKKELFEVSPVRKYGQIKGQSLDLTEPDGLHTTIQLKGCIVEAVSATTLPTKKWAKKFPIRLENKTNVIYHGSKTLYIYLETSTEKEAWCKALRMASCDEREKLQWFSHLQDEFHSYLTSLNTEYHSFMKPSVVGACVEAIERATKTDGSSSKVRQFLRKITRRSSRVGLDNKSSFSSISSREEKKKTEKLRACQDAVLATGLMKNATSTNHPKSYMSDDAASVSSSLSHSGSQSHFSVCSDTDEKSGIDEGTLCWNLLISRLFFDIKGNEQVKKSVQERIQRTLSNMRTPAYVGEVVCTDINMGNVPPCIIGMRVLPMEMSEVCALEVDIEYSGSAILEIETRLEVRELEKERSNPDSNNVGSVPSDILQDFEDFDKQFGLEEGTNDLQENKDGDWNTDVSKKSRSNGSRWKSMLNSVAKHVSQVPISLAVRVASLRGTLRFLIKPPPSDQLWYGFTFMPDVDFNLESSVGEHKITNTHVALFLINRLKAAIRDTLVFPNSESIGIRWMLAEKDDWVPRNVAPFIWISQDSGNETSYPIDANNQTSGGSKASARIESDGPELKRQKSKYSESRQDPARKSDSLTLSSISSFSAALRNSKSLEELSKPLLESGQQQETSDSKENSMPSIESDHEASVEKMEDVSVCSSPSNSVAIMDRSISPVQRDDSKPPKKIGKRERMLDLRKKMSEKFEEKKRHIVEKMRASEK
- the LOC123908232 gene encoding uncharacterized protein LOC123908232 isoform X2, translating into MVIVSLLIFFGFLLGVIVVIAAEFLGFLWILKRLRSKIDSDKAKISSITQLDSQFDSQHSFKKEGVVWVLEPEKVSKYFVERSSREVKKKKELFEVSPVRKYGQIKGQSLDLTEPDGLHTTIQLKGCIVEAVSATTLPTKKWAKKFPIRLENKTNVIYHGSKTLYIYLETSTEKEAWCKALRMASCDEREKLQWFSHLQDEFHSYLTSLNTEYHSFMKPSVVGACVEAIERATKTDGSSSKVRQFLRKITRRSSRVGLDNKSSFSSISSREEKKKTEKLRACQDAVLATGLMKNATSTNHPKSYMSDDAASVSSSLSHSGSQSHFSVCSDTDEKSGIDEGTLCWNLLISRLFFDIKGNEQVKKSVQERIQRTLSNMRTPAYVGEVVCTDINMGNVPPCIIGMRVLPMEMSEVCALEVDIEYSGSAILEIETRLEVRELEKERSNPDSNNVGSVPSDILQDFEDFDKQFGLEEGTNDLQENKDGDWNTDVSKKSRSNGSRWKSMLNSVAKHVSQVPISLAVRVASLRGTLRFLIKPPPSDQLWYGFTFMPDVDFNLESSVGEHKITNTHVALFLINRLKAAIRDTLVFPNSESIGIRWMLAEKDDWVPRNVAPFIWISQDSGNETSYPIDANNQTSGGSKASARIESDGPELKRQKSKYSESRQDPARKSDSLTLSSISSFSAALRNSKSLEELSKPLLESGQQQETSDSKENSMPSIESDHEASVEKMEDVSVCSSPSNSVAIMDRSISPVQRDDSKPPKKIGKRERMLDLRKKMSEKFEEKKRHIVEKMRASEK
- the LOC123904997 gene encoding uncharacterized protein LOC123904997; translated protein: MSSSSWSCFGNSPSNLQRFLQCVTPVIPSQILPQSCFNDLNSKWQPIGKDTIECFSLKDLWDRFYEWSAYGAGTSVETENGETVVHYYVPYLSAIQIYTNKSIAASRYDSDGVECESDSWSDDSGSDNLCRSVSNDSSKSWDAISEDSSSEQEGSCQAKDKLGHLYLNYTEMSSPYQRVPLMEKIPELAESYPELMTLKSVDLSPASWMAVSWYPIYTIPSRKNDKDMEACFLTYHTLSSSFQDSAMEHDGMDIDKDVSCSNGWENIVGEDCKEKKSGSISLPPFGLATYKMQTDIWLNTDPEDYERISYLCSAADSWLKQLNIDHHDFNFFTSNSTL